Genomic DNA from candidate division WOR-3 bacterium:
AAAGGCGAAACTTTTATTTTTTATTCTTAAAAGAGAATTTAGAGATTTTAACAAATTTTTTAAACTACTTAAAGAGAAAGAGTTTATTGAAAAATTCCCAAAGGAATCCTATGATGTAATGCGTGATGCTTTTTTAAAGGGAGTAAGGGAAAAGGATTTTATTTTTACCTATGCAGATTTTCTCGCTGATAAGAGTGATAAAGGCTCAATATACCTTTATCAGGAAGCACTTGAAAAGTATCCTGAAGAAGTTGAAGAAAGAAGAAATAAATGGGAGAAATTTATACCTGAAGGAAAAGGGTTATCCCTTATTCTTTCAATAAAGTTTAGAGACTTAGAGAAATTTAAGGAAGAATTGAAAAATATAATGGAACTTAAACTTGAGGGAACTTTTTATGCAATAATAAAGGAGGGGATAAAAGTTTTTGATTACGATAGAGAGCTTTATGAGCTTATAAATACCTGTGCGCAGAGAATAAAGGATATTGACACAGAAATTTTTGTTTTAAAGGAGCTTTCAATGAAAGAAAAAAATCTTGACTACTTTAAGGATTTAATTGAAAAATTAATTGTTTTTAAAAAAGAGGAGCTCTCTTATATATGGAAGGAGTTTGTTAAGGTTATTTCTGAAAATAAAAGATTTGATATTCTTGATAATTTATGGAATAAATACTTTAAGGATGAAAAGAAAAAAGAAACTTTAGGTGAATCTTATTTTAATTTGATTTTTTTAAGGGACCCTAAAATATTTTTTAGATTTTTAAAAAGGAGGAGAAATTTTCCCTTACCCCTTTTAGAGCCTTAAAATTATACCTATGGAAGGAGGAAAGTAATGGAAATATGTCCCTTTTTGTCAAGTTCAATCTGGGAAAGGAAGGAAAACGGTGAAGAAATTTTAAAATTAAAGGAAGTTCCTTGTCAAAAAGAAAAATGTTTCCTTTTCAGGGATGGAAGATGCGGTGTTGCTTTTGATTTTAATTATACAGTTTTAAAAGAAAATATCTATGAATTTACTCTTAATGTAAATGAGAATATGAAGGCTTTATATGATCTTATAAAAGAAACAAGGGAAGAGGGAATTAAAAAATTTTTTTCAATTGAAGAAAAATTTAATACTATGCAGTTGAATCTTGCAAAAATTTTATATAAATTTTCAGAGGATATAGTTAATTACATTAAAAGTTCAAAAGAGGAAGAAAGTAAAAGGTTAGAGGATTTTAAGGTCTACTTTCATGAAATTTTAAATAATAACTATGAAAATTTTAAAAAAATTTTAGAAGAATCTGTTAAGGAAAGGAATGAATTTATGAAATATTTTGAGTCAGCCTTAACAAAAATTCTTGATTCAGAAAAACAAAAATTTGAAGAGATAACTAAATTGTCAGAAAGTAAAATATCTGAATTAATGAGTAATTTAGATAAGGAACGTGAAGTACTTAATGAACTCTTTTTAAAGATGAAAGAATTTACTGAGGGAGTTATTTCTTATAAGGAAAAAATGGAAGAGGTAGTTAAAAGGGAGGAGAATTTGAGAAAATTTGAAACTGCAAAATCCTTTTATTTAAGGGGAGAATATAAAGAGGCGGAAAAGATATTGAAGGAAATATTAAAAACCTATGAAATTGAAGAAGCTTATCTTTTGCTTGGTTTAGTTCTTATTGGCAATAGGAATTTTGAAGAGGCAGAAATTTATTTAAAAAAATATATGGAAACTCACCCTGAAGTTCCTGAAGTCTTATCAGGTATAGCAAGAGTTCTATTTGAAAGAGGAGAATATGAAAGTGCTATTTCCTTCTTAGAAAAAGCCAAGGAAAAATCACCTGATTCAGAAGATATTCTTTATCTTTATGGCTTAGCTCTTATAAGAAAGGGTGAAATTGATGAGGCTAAGAAAGTATTTGAAAGAATAATAGAAATAAATCCTTACTTTGAACCAGCAAGGGAGGCTATTAAAAAGTATATAAATCCTTTAAGTTAGAAAAAATATGAAACCCGAATATTTTATTGGGATAGGTGAAGGGAAGGTTTTAAAAGGTGAGGGTGTGCTTAAAGCAATAGGAGTTGGTTCCTGTATAGTATTGATACTTTTTGATAGAGAAAATAAAATTGGAGGATTTGTGCATTCCATGCTTCCTGCTCCAAAAAGATTAGATGATAATACGCCTGGTTACAGGTATGTTAATAAGGCAATTCCCCAGATTGTTAAAGAAATGGAGCATATAGGAGCAAAAAAGGAAAACTTAGAAGCCTATTTAATAGGTGGTGCAACGATATTTGATTCTCCTATTTCCACTTCTCCTTGGTCAATTGGTGCCAGAAATGTTCTGGAGGCAAGAAATGTTCTTATGAGACTTGATATAAAAATTGTAAAGGAAGATGTTGGTGGAAATGAAGGAAGATCTGTTATATTTGATGTAAGCGAGGGAAAAATTGTTGTGAGAAGGAAGGATAAAGAACTTGTCCTCAGATAAGATTAAGGTTCTTGTTGTTGATGATTCCTATTTAATGCGAATACTTATAAGTGATATTTTATCTTCCTTTAGTGATATAGAAGTTGTTGGAACTGCGAAAGACGGAAAAGAAGCAATTGAACTTGTTAAAAAATTAAAACCAGATGTTGTTACTCTTGATTATGAGATGCCAGGTTTAAGTGGGATTGAAGTTCTCGAACATATAATGAAAGAAAACCCTATTCCCTGTATAATGCTTTCTGCATATACAAAAGAAGGTGCAGAGTTAACACTTTCTGCATTGAGTAAGGGTGCCTTTGATTTTGTGACAAAACCTTCTGGTTCTATTTCAATGGATATTGATAAGATAAAAATGGAGCTTTATGAAAAAATTAAACTTGCTAAAAATGTCAATCCTCATATACTAAAATTTAAGTTTAAAAAAGTTGAAATAAAAGAAAAGGAAAAAGTTAAAAAAGTTAATGCAATTGGAATAGTTTCTTCAACAGGTGGACCCCCTGTTATTGAATTTATTTTAAAAAATATTCCAAAGGTTAAAGTTCCAATTTTTATTGTCCAGCACATGCCAAAAAGTTTTACATCCCTTTTTGCTGAAAGACTTAAAATTGTCACAGGAAAAAAAGTTTTTGAAGCAAGGGATAAAGAAAAAGTAAAAGAGGGATACATTTATATTGCACCAGGTGGAATTCATATGAGTTTAAAAAAGATAAAAGAAGAAATATTTATAGATTTAATTGATGAAGAACCTAAGTGGGGAGTAAAACCGAGTGGTGATTATATTCTTTCAGCTATTGCAGAAATTTACGGTGAAAATTCAATTGGAATAATTTTAACAGGAATGGGAAAGGATGGAAGTGAGGGTGCAAAAAAAATTAAAGAAAATGGAGGAATAATAATATCTCAGAATAAGGAAACATCTGTTATTTATGGAATGCCATGTGCAGTGAAGGATATATCTGATTTTATTTTATCTCCAGAAGAGATTGTTGAAAAAATTACTGAATTTTTATGATAGAAGAGTTAAAGAGAATTGAAAATTTAAAAAGCTTGAGATTAAAGGTAAAAGCTCTTTTAGAAGGAATTTTAATTGGTGTTCACAAAAGTCCCCTGCATGGATACTCCTCAGAATTTGTTGAACATAGAGAATATTCTCTGGGTGATGACTTAAGGATGGTTGACTGGAAGGTTTTTGCAAGGAAAGAAAGATTATATACAAAGAAATTTTCTGAGGAAACAAATTCAAATGTTTATTTTTTGCTTGATTCGTCTAAATCAATGGATTATGGAGCGCCAACTAAAATTGAATATGCAAAGGTTTTAATTTTATCCCTTTCATATCTTTTTCATCTTCAAAGGGATGCACCTTCACTTTTTGTTTTTTCTGATAGAGAGAAATTTTTTATACCTCCTTCAACAAAAAGAGGAAATTTGGAAAAAATTAGAGATGTTCTTGAAAAATTGAAAGCAGAGGGTAAAACAGAACCAGGTGAAATTTTTCCTTATCTTATTGAGATAATTAAAAAGAGAAGTATTATTTTTCTTTTTACTGATTATTACCACAAACCCTATGAATTTGTGAAAGGTTTAAAATACTTAAAAGCAAAGAATAACAAGGTTTACTCAATAAGACTTGTTTCAGAGGAAGAATTTAATCTTTATAAAAATCCCCCTTTTATTTTAAAGGATTTAGAAACAGAAAATGAACTTGTTATTGATGAAAAAAAATTATGGGAAGATTTTAAAAAAAAATTATATGAGTTTGAAAAAAATCTAAATGAAGAAATTTTAAGGAGAGGTATAAAGAATTTTAATATAAATACCTTTGAGTCCTATGAAAAGAATTTATTAATGATTATTAAATCTTTATGATATTTTTAAAACCTCTTTTACTTTTACTCTTACCTTTTTCTTTAATTCCCCTTGTAATTCATCTTCTTTTACAGTTAAGAAGAACAAAAATTTTATATCCCTGGGTTTTTATTTTTGAAAAAGAAAAGGAAATAAGAAAAAAAAGAAAAATAAAGGATATTTTAGTTCTTATCCTAAGAATTCTTGTAATTTTTTTTGTTATACTCTCTTTTAGTGAGCCTATTATTAAATCGAAATACGGAATTTTTGATCATATTGTTTATTTTGAACATCCCTTTTATAAAAAAAAGTTAAAGGATTTTAATGTTAAAAAAATTCCCTTTTCTAAAATTGATTCTCTTTTAAATGATAAAAAAGTAAAAAATATTTATTTTTTAGGACCTCTACCTGATACTGCTTTAATTAAACTTTCAATTTTAGAGAATAAAAGAATTTATCTGATCGGAGAGAAAAAAGTTAAAAACATAAAAATAAAAGATATAATTGATGACTATGAAGGTATTTATATTGTAATTTCTTCTGATTTTGATACTTCAAATATTCCACTTGAAATTTATCACGAAAGGGATATGATTTTAAGAGAAGAAATTAATATTAAAAAGGGAGACAATTTATTTAGTTTCAATTTAACTTCAGACTGGAATCCAGTTTTTATAAAAATTGATGTCAAAGATGATTATCCTGATGATAACGAAAAATTTTTTTACGGTAAAAAAAATAAAGGAGCAAAAATAAAAATTATAGGTGATAATAAATACATAACTGCTTTTTCTGAGGCAATGAAAAAAGGAGAAGAGGAAGTTTTTATTGTGATTGGAATTAAAGATATAAAACTTATTGAAAAACTCATTTCAGAAAATAAAAACCTAATAATTTTCCCTGATACTTTAATTTATGAATTGGAATTATTATTGGAAAAGAAAGGAATAATTTTGAAAGGTAAATTAAATAATGTTAAAAGTTTAAATCAAAAAATATATTTCAAAAAATTTTTTGTTATATCAGGTGATAAAAATTTTAAGATAAAGGATTTTAATTATAATATTTTTTCCCTTACTTATAATCTGTGTTTAGCAGGTTTTTATCCTGAAGAAGAGTATACAAATTTTGTATATTATCCTGATTTTGCTGCACTTCTTTATGAGGTTGTAAATTTTTTTGTAACAAAAAAATTTTCAATTCCTGAAAGTAGTTTTTTAGTTTTAAATTTAGATGAAGATAAATATTCTCTTTATACTTCAAAGGGAGAAAGAATTTTTGATTATGAGGGTAGAAAAATTTTTTTAAAACCACTATCAAGGGGTATTTATTATCTTAGAGGTAAAAACAAAGAAATTATACTTGAGGTAAATCCACCTTCACTTCCTTCAATTTCAGAAATAAATGAAATGAATAGTAATTTTATTTCTATAAAGGATAAAAAAGAGTTTTTTTCAATAAATCTTAAAAAAAATTTCCTTTTTGTTTCAATTTTTCTTTTTTTATTAGAGGTTTTATTATGTCTTATTTAACTTTTTTGTTTATACGAGACTTCCTTAATAACATTTTCAAGTATTTCAATTCCAGTATATAGCTCTTCTTCTTTTATTATAAGGGGTGGGCATATTCTTAAAACATTTTCACCAGCTGGTAAGATTAAAAGTCCCTTTTTAAAACATTCCTGAACTATAAGATCTCTTTTTGTCTTATCCTTTTTAAGTGTTTTTTTATCACTTACAATTTCAA
This window encodes:
- a CDS encoding chemotaxis protein CheD, with amino-acid sequence MKPEYFIGIGEGKVLKGEGVLKAIGVGSCIVLILFDRENKIGGFVHSMLPAPKRLDDNTPGYRYVNKAIPQIVKEMEHIGAKKENLEAYLIGGATIFDSPISTSPWSIGARNVLEARNVLMRLDIKIVKEDVGGNEGRSVIFDVSEGKIVVRRKDKELVLR
- a CDS encoding DUF58 domain-containing protein, giving the protein MIEELKRIENLKSLRLKVKALLEGILIGVHKSPLHGYSSEFVEHREYSLGDDLRMVDWKVFARKERLYTKKFSEETNSNVYFLLDSSKSMDYGAPTKIEYAKVLILSLSYLFHLQRDAPSLFVFSDREKFFIPPSTKRGNLEKIRDVLEKLKAEGKTEPGEIFPYLIEIIKKRSIIFLFTDYYHKPYEFVKGLKYLKAKNNKVYSIRLVSEEEFNLYKNPPFILKDLETENELVIDEKKLWEDFKKKLYEFEKNLNEEILRRGIKNFNINTFESYEKNLLMIIKSL
- a CDS encoding BatA domain-containing protein, encoding MIFLKPLLLLLLPFSLIPLVIHLLLQLRRTKILYPWVFIFEKEKEIRKKRKIKDILVLILRILVIFFVILSFSEPIIKSKYGIFDHIVYFEHPFYKKKLKDFNVKKIPFSKIDSLLNDKKVKNIYFLGPLPDTALIKLSILENKRIYLIGEKKVKNIKIKDIIDDYEGIYIVISSDFDTSNIPLEIYHERDMILREEINIKKGDNLFSFNLTSDWNPVFIKIDVKDDYPDDNEKFFYGKKNKGAKIKIIGDNKYITAFSEAMKKGEEEVFIVIGIKDIKLIEKLISENKNLIIFPDTLIYELELLLEKKGIILKGKLNNVKSLNQKIYFKKFFVISGDKNFKIKDFNYNIFSLTYNLCLAGFYPEEEYTNFVYYPDFAALLYEVVNFFVTKKFSIPESSFLVLNLDEDKYSLYTSKGERIFDYEGRKIFLKPLSRGIYYLRGKNKEIILEVNPPSLPSISEINEMNSNFISIKDKKEFFSINLKKNFLFVSIFLFLLEVLLCLI
- a CDS encoding tetratricopeptide repeat protein; its protein translation is MEICPFLSSSIWERKENGEEILKLKEVPCQKEKCFLFRDGRCGVAFDFNYTVLKENIYEFTLNVNENMKALYDLIKETREEGIKKFFSIEEKFNTMQLNLAKILYKFSEDIVNYIKSSKEEESKRLEDFKVYFHEILNNNYENFKKILEESVKERNEFMKYFESALTKILDSEKQKFEEITKLSESKISELMSNLDKEREVLNELFLKMKEFTEGVISYKEKMEEVVKREENLRKFETAKSFYLRGEYKEAEKILKEILKTYEIEEAYLLLGLVLIGNRNFEEAEIYLKKYMETHPEVPEVLSGIARVLFERGEYESAISFLEKAKEKSPDSEDILYLYGLALIRKGEIDEAKKVFERIIEINPYFEPAREAIKKYINPLS
- a CDS encoding chemotaxis response regulator protein-glutamate methylesterase, with amino-acid sequence MSSDKIKVLVVDDSYLMRILISDILSSFSDIEVVGTAKDGKEAIELVKKLKPDVVTLDYEMPGLSGIEVLEHIMKENPIPCIMLSAYTKEGAELTLSALSKGAFDFVTKPSGSISMDIDKIKMELYEKIKLAKNVNPHILKFKFKKVEIKEKEKVKKVNAIGIVSSTGGPPVIEFILKNIPKVKVPIFIVQHMPKSFTSLFAERLKIVTGKKVFEARDKEKVKEGYIYIAPGGIHMSLKKIKEEIFIDLIDEEPKWGVKPSGDYILSAIAEIYGENSIGIILTGMGKDGSEGAKKIKENGGIIISQNKETSVIYGMPCAVKDISDFILSPEEIVEKITEFL